One genomic window of Trichlorobacter lovleyi includes the following:
- a CDS encoding methyltransferase domain-containing protein produces MFWDDIKLVTEQISRYGLRGTLVDIGGMEQPFIADYDLAITTGDQDACSISLGQRPFDHIDPQYIILNPDKGDPAIEYLPYVFENRISTAVCLNVIEHVKNPFKVFEALFKVMRDNSLLIIETVFAYPYHPSPDDFWRYTPDCLRYLSNCAGFVVLECDWRLYVPASLGIVYPGTNEAHEIRSVYATLSKGDFVAMPQRIYSLPQRFSSNAAANRLLGRG; encoded by the coding sequence ATGTTCTGGGATGATATCAAGCTGGTAACAGAGCAAATATCACGCTATGGCCTGCGTGGAACGCTTGTTGACATAGGTGGTATGGAACAACCGTTTATTGCCGACTATGATCTGGCTATTACTACCGGTGACCAGGATGCCTGTTCCATCTCATTAGGGCAGCGTCCGTTTGATCATATTGACCCTCAGTATATAATTTTGAACCCGGACAAGGGTGATCCCGCAATAGAATATTTACCTTACGTCTTTGAAAATCGGATCAGTACAGCAGTCTGCCTGAACGTCATAGAACATGTCAAAAATCCTTTCAAGGTCTTTGAGGCGCTGTTTAAAGTGATGAGAGACAACAGTCTGCTGATTATCGAGACGGTTTTTGCCTATCCCTACCATCCCTCACCGGATGATTTTTGGCGCTACACCCCTGACTGCTTACGTTACTTGAGCAACTGCGCCGGTTTTGTGGTTCTTGAATGTGACTGGCGCCTCTATGTGCCTGCCAGTCTGGGAATTGTCTATCCAGGGACGAATGAAGCCCATGAGATCCGGTCGGTTTATGCAACCTTGTCAAAAGGCGATTTTGTGGCAATGCCGCAAAGGATATACAGTCTGCCTCAGCGCTTTTCGAGCAACGCTGCAGCCAACCGGCTGCTTGGACGCGGATAG